A portion of the Acidisoma sp. PAMC 29798 genome contains these proteins:
- the hflC gene encoding protease modulator HflC, protein MTAHDIAIEDPDAAPLPRPRGRRAIRMVFAAVILLGAVVVSSQIMVSDGQAVVVTRFGDPLRVLTRPGLAWKVPAPIEGTINVDLRLRTTSSGLEDVGTRDGLRILVQTYLAWRVPADPGHIRQFLRAAGNNPDEAARQLRSFVGSALQITASNFNLADLVNTDPSKVRLAAFEQQLQGNVAQQVLDIYGVQIEQVGVERLSLPSETLAATVARMRAERETVAAQRAAEGLRVAAQIRSDAARDARITIADAQSDAAAIEAQSRQKAAQIYAASYARDPQLYMLLRSLDTVSAVVGPHTRLILRTDAAPFNVLVQGPPIDFTTKTTPPDAQDPEPPKDDKPDGGASSVMGLLDQSHATGAP, encoded by the coding sequence ATGACCGCACATGACATCGCCATCGAAGATCCGGATGCGGCGCCCCTTCCGCGCCCGCGCGGACGCCGCGCCATCCGCATGGTTTTCGCCGCCGTCATCCTGCTGGGCGCGGTCGTGGTGTCCTCGCAGATCATGGTGTCAGACGGGCAGGCCGTGGTCGTCACGCGTTTCGGCGATCCTCTGCGGGTGCTGACGCGGCCTGGCCTCGCCTGGAAGGTGCCGGCGCCGATCGAAGGCACCATCAACGTTGACCTGCGCCTGCGCACCACGTCGAGCGGGCTGGAGGATGTCGGCACGCGGGACGGACTTCGCATCCTGGTGCAGACCTACCTCGCTTGGCGCGTGCCTGCCGACCCTGGCCATATCCGCCAGTTCCTGCGCGCTGCAGGCAACAATCCCGATGAGGCGGCGCGACAATTGCGCAGCTTCGTGGGCTCCGCACTGCAGATCACCGCGAGCAACTTCAACCTCGCCGATCTCGTGAACACGGACCCCAGCAAGGTGCGCCTCGCGGCCTTCGAGCAACAGCTTCAGGGCAATGTGGCGCAGCAGGTGCTCGACATTTACGGCGTTCAGATCGAGCAGGTCGGCGTCGAGCGTCTCAGTCTTCCGTCCGAAACCTTGGCCGCGACTGTCGCGCGCATGCGCGCTGAGCGGGAGACGGTGGCGGCGCAACGCGCGGCGGAAGGCCTGCGTGTCGCCGCGCAGATCCGGTCCGACGCCGCGCGCGACGCCCGCATCACCATCGCCGACGCCCAATCGGATGCCGCTGCGATCGAGGCGCAGTCCCGCCAGAAGGCGGCGCAGATCTATGCCGCGAGCTATGCGCGTGACCCGCAACTCTACATGCTGCTCCGCTCGCTCGATACGGTCAGCGCCGTGGTCGGCCCGCATACTCGTTTGATCCTGCGCACGGATGCCGCGCCCTTCAATGTGCTGGTGCAAGGGCCGCCGATTGACTTCACAACCAAGACGACACCGCCAGACGCCCAGGACCCCGAACCGCCAAAAGACGACAAGCCCGATGGGGGGGCATCCTCGGTCATGGGCTTGCTCGACCAGAGCCACGCCACCGGTGCCCCATGA
- a CDS encoding SPFH domain-containing protein: MSSPVVEIPLTSLPAFADARGIMRMLGRIAVLQGLFLLLAVGLAIWAHHHFGRMPALDAFLRAGTLGALGGALALSLTGTLACLLLAWGRHRTLRTEGLDTRVRRAPATVVAGWPQAVLVLAGALVALAILHAWPPLPNIMEAGLPAWPVTAGLMMVPAFLLMVIERTMSATSPARLPEIARLAALLRLPPLAIFAHIAILAAAGFGLPVGTWAATLVAIFLYAVAAELAVRTLAVWFLPLPVPEAAKAAIGSAFASLLQPGALRPGEMARRMRTQFGIDITRSWAVAYARTAAAPVLLALLVFTWALSGVARIDLNQRGSYERFGAPVAMLRPGLHLLLPWPFGRVRLVEYGVIHALPVGATISGGRVPPDLSTADGPAPTSANKLWDQQLSNDTSYIIASQSADRQSFETVSVNITVLYRIGLDDDSARRALYGEVDSTALVRSLAGRELSHFFATRTLPQVLGERNQEIETQLRGAVQADLDRERTGLQVVALVVESLHPPSGAAAAYRGVQTEQIVASMQDSQEKGRAQSTLSVAAAQGHDMRDNAQATAAELVSSASVERWQSNADTLAYRDSGRAFLVERYFGNLRVALSKAALEIIDSRLGYPNAPMLDLRPPAGAAGSSLPALDNQDNSQ, from the coding sequence GTGTCTTCTCCCGTCGTCGAGATCCCATTGACGTCGCTACCCGCCTTCGCGGACGCCAGGGGCATCATGCGGATGCTCGGTCGGATCGCGGTTTTGCAAGGCCTGTTTCTGCTTCTTGCCGTGGGCCTGGCCATCTGGGCCCACCATCATTTTGGCCGCATGCCGGCCCTGGATGCTTTCCTGCGGGCGGGCACCCTCGGCGCCCTTGGTGGCGCTCTTGCACTCTCCCTGACCGGAACGCTCGCCTGTCTTCTTCTGGCCTGGGGTCGGCATCGCACCCTGCGGACAGAGGGTCTGGATACGCGGGTCCGCCGAGCCCCTGCCACCGTCGTCGCGGGTTGGCCGCAAGCCGTGCTGGTCCTGGCGGGTGCGCTCGTCGCTCTGGCGATCCTCCATGCATGGCCTCCGCTACCGAACATCATGGAAGCCGGGTTGCCGGCCTGGCCCGTGACGGCCGGCCTGATGATGGTTCCCGCTTTCCTGCTCATGGTGATCGAGCGGACAATGTCCGCGACCTCACCTGCCAGGCTCCCCGAAATCGCGCGACTGGCGGCGCTGCTGCGTCTGCCGCCGCTGGCCATCTTCGCCCATATCGCCATCCTCGCCGCCGCCGGCTTCGGCTTGCCGGTCGGCACCTGGGCCGCGACGCTGGTGGCAATTTTCCTGTATGCCGTTGCGGCGGAACTGGCCGTGCGCACCTTGGCCGTTTGGTTCCTGCCGCTTCCCGTGCCGGAAGCCGCTAAGGCCGCCATCGGCAGTGCCTTCGCGTCCCTGTTGCAGCCTGGCGCTCTCCGGCCCGGAGAGATGGCGCGGCGTATGCGCACGCAATTCGGCATCGACATTACGCGCAGTTGGGCGGTCGCTTATGCCCGCACTGCCGCCGCGCCGGTTCTGCTGGCCCTGCTGGTCTTCACCTGGGCCCTCTCCGGCGTCGCGCGCATCGACCTGAACCAGCGCGGCTCTTATGAGCGGTTCGGCGCCCCGGTCGCTATGCTGCGGCCCGGCTTGCATCTGCTGCTGCCTTGGCCCTTCGGCCGCGTCCGCCTGGTCGAATACGGTGTGATCCATGCCCTGCCGGTCGGTGCGACGATCAGCGGCGGCAGGGTGCCGCCGGATCTCTCGACCGCCGATGGGCCAGCGCCGACCAGCGCCAACAAACTGTGGGATCAGCAACTTAGCAACGATACCTCGTATATTATCGCGAGCCAGAGTGCGGATCGGCAGAGTTTCGAGACGGTCAGCGTCAATATCACCGTGCTGTATCGCATCGGTCTCGATGACGATTCGGCCCGCCGGGCGCTGTATGGTGAGGTCGACTCCACGGCGCTTGTCCGGTCCTTGGCGGGTCGCGAACTTTCCCACTTCTTCGCCACGCGCACCCTTCCCCAGGTTCTGGGAGAGCGTAATCAGGAGATCGAGACACAGTTGCGGGGTGCCGTGCAGGCCGACCTCGACCGCGAACGGACCGGCCTGCAGGTCGTGGCCCTGGTGGTGGAATCGCTACATCCGCCCAGCGGCGCGGCGGCGGCCTATCGCGGCGTGCAGACGGAGCAGATCGTCGCCTCCATGCAGGATTCGCAGGAGAAGGGGCGGGCGCAGAGCACCTTGAGCGTCGCCGCAGCGCAAGGCCATGACATGCGCGACAATGCGCAGGCAACTGCGGCCGAACTCGTCAGTTCGGCATCGGTCGAGCGTTGGCAGTCCAACGCCGATACCCTCGCGTACCGCGACTCAGGACGGGCCTTCCTGGTCGAGCGGTATTTCGGAAATCTTCGCGTGGCGTTGAGCAAGGCGGCACTGGAAATCATCGATAGCCGGCTCGGCTATCCCAATGCGCCGATGCTCGACCTGAGGCCACCCGCGGGCGCGGCGGGGTCGTCTCTGCCGGCGCTCGATAATCAGGACAATTCGCAATGA
- a CDS encoding alkaline phosphatase family protein: MAPVVPSFAQSPTSQSVDNMVGSPRAITPIQHIIVIVGENRTFDHVFATYKPQHGERVFNLLSEGIVTADGKPGQNFRDAGQFSAQQKADYTHNPKSKTLYSTLPAPSTDGAPSKAADNNPPPFATVAAVAAVETELKDGLPPADYKLLTTGATGLASDVVDTRIPNAANLPNGPFELTGPKMPYDAYTASPVHRFYQMWQETDCSAAHITAGNPSGCLNDLFPWTETTEGAGTNGKPQAAGFNALSTGEGSTSMGFYNMAKGDVPTFKALADQYTISDNFHQSIMGGTGANHIALGTGLAIYYTDGQGHVATPPANEIENPNSQAGTNNWWVQDGYSGGSYSNCSDDTQPGVDSIHKFLKAIPSHPAMKCKKDAYYLLNNYNPGYLGDGTVNTSTFTIPPSAVHTIADTLNEHNISWKYYGAGWDNYVKDPSSDLGEIYCNICNPFQYETSIMTSATQRATHLKDVPDLVSDIKAGNLPAVSIVKPDGLLDGHPASSKLSLFESFSANIINEVKANPKLWAHTAILITFDEGGGYWDSGYIQPLDFFGDGTRIPAIMVSPYSTGGHVSHVYSDHVSFLKFVERNWGLETVSKTSRDNLPDPVAYADNPYAPVNSPAIGDMMDMFNFYGSR, encoded by the coding sequence GTGGCGCCTGTCGTTCCGTCATTCGCGCAGAGCCCGACCAGCCAGAGCGTCGACAACATGGTCGGTTCGCCCCGCGCCATTACGCCGATCCAGCACATCATCGTCATCGTCGGTGAAAACCGCACCTTCGACCATGTCTTTGCGACGTATAAGCCGCAGCATGGCGAACGGGTGTTCAACCTGCTGTCCGAAGGCATCGTTACGGCCGACGGGAAGCCGGGTCAGAACTTCCGCGACGCCGGCCAGTTCTCGGCGCAGCAGAAGGCTGACTACACGCATAACCCCAAATCCAAGACCCTGTACTCGACCCTTCCGGCTCCTTCGACCGATGGCGCGCCGAGCAAGGCCGCTGACAACAACCCGCCGCCCTTCGCGACAGTCGCGGCCGTCGCCGCCGTCGAAACGGAACTCAAGGACGGCCTGCCGCCGGCCGACTACAAGCTGCTGACCACGGGCGCCACCGGCCTCGCGTCGGACGTCGTCGATACCCGCATCCCCAATGCCGCGAACCTTCCGAACGGCCCGTTCGAGCTGACCGGCCCGAAGATGCCGTATGACGCATACACCGCGAGCCCGGTGCATCGCTTCTACCAGATGTGGCAGGAAACCGATTGCTCCGCCGCGCACATCACCGCGGGCAATCCCTCCGGCTGCTTGAACGACCTCTTCCCCTGGACCGAAACCACCGAAGGCGCCGGCACCAACGGCAAGCCGCAGGCGGCTGGCTTCAACGCTCTGTCGACGGGCGAAGGCTCGACCTCGATGGGCTTCTACAACATGGCGAAGGGCGACGTTCCGACCTTCAAGGCCCTCGCTGACCAGTACACCATCAGCGACAACTTCCATCAGTCGATCATGGGCGGCACGGGCGCCAACCATATCGCCCTCGGCACCGGCCTCGCGATCTACTACACAGATGGCCAGGGCCATGTCGCCACGCCGCCGGCCAATGAAATCGAAAATCCGAATTCCCAGGCCGGCACGAACAACTGGTGGGTTCAGGACGGGTATTCGGGCGGTTCGTACAGCAACTGCTCCGACGATACGCAGCCCGGCGTGGACTCGATCCACAAGTTTCTGAAGGCGATTCCGAGCCATCCGGCGATGAAGTGCAAGAAGGACGCCTACTACCTTCTGAACAACTACAACCCGGGCTATCTCGGCGATGGCACGGTCAATACCTCGACCTTCACCATTCCGCCGTCCGCAGTTCACACCATCGCCGATACGCTGAACGAGCATAACATCTCGTGGAAGTATTACGGCGCTGGTTGGGACAATTACGTGAAGGACCCGTCCAGCGACTTGGGCGAAATCTATTGCAACATCTGCAATCCCTTCCAGTACGAGACGTCGATCATGACAAGCGCTACCCAGCGCGCGACGCATCTTAAGGACGTGCCGGACCTCGTGTCCGACATCAAGGCGGGCAATCTCCCGGCGGTTTCGATCGTGAAGCCGGATGGTTTGCTCGACGGCCATCCCGCTTCGTCGAAGCTGAGCCTGTTTGAATCCTTCAGCGCCAACATCATCAATGAAGTGAAGGCCAATCCGAAGCTTTGGGCCCATACCGCGATCCTGATCACCTTCGACGAAGGCGGCGGATACTGGGACTCGGGCTATATCCAGCCGCTCGACTTCTTCGGTGACGGCACGCGTATTCCTGCCATCATGGTCTCGCCCTACTCGACCGGCGGCCATGTCTCGCATGTCTATTCGGACCACGTGTCTTTCCTGAAGTTCGTCGAACGTAACTGGGGTCTTGAGACGGTGTCCAAGACGAGCCGTGACAATCTGCCCGACCCGGTTGCCTATGCCGACAATCCCTATGCGCCGGTCAACAGCCCCGCGATCGGTGATATGATGGACATGTTTAACTTCTACGGCAGCCGTTAA
- a CDS encoding prepilin peptidase — MIAGSTVWLYPLLTAPVVGSFLGVLIRRLPQRLPIALDRSRCDHCGHTLRPFDLIPLISYVALGGKCRFCGAPIGAFHVVIEIAAVAIAATAIWSSGDPAAIWCGCILGWALLALAWIDWQHMILPDALTLPLVVLGLGATWWLDPGAIADHGIAAAFGYLALRGLAILYRRLRGRDGLGEGDAKLLAAAGAWVGLASLSYVLVGGALLTLAAVTAKSVWTRQPIRSSTRLPLGTGLCLALWIVWLYARIA; from the coding sequence GTGATCGCAGGTTCAACCGTCTGGCTTTATCCTCTGCTTACCGCGCCGGTCGTCGGTAGTTTTCTCGGTGTTCTCATCCGTCGGCTGCCGCAGCGGCTGCCGATCGCGCTGGACCGCTCACGCTGCGATCATTGCGGTCATACGCTCAGGCCATTCGATCTCATCCCGCTCATCAGCTACGTCGCTTTGGGCGGGAAATGCCGCTTCTGCGGCGCGCCAATCGGGGCGTTCCATGTCGTAATTGAGATTGCCGCCGTCGCTATCGCCGCGACGGCAATCTGGTCCAGCGGTGATCCGGCCGCCATCTGGTGTGGCTGCATCCTCGGCTGGGCGCTTCTGGCACTAGCCTGGATCGACTGGCAGCATATGATCCTGCCGGATGCGCTGACCCTGCCATTGGTCGTGCTGGGGCTTGGCGCCACCTGGTGGCTGGATCCGGGCGCCATCGCGGATCATGGCATCGCAGCCGCCTTCGGCTACCTGGCGCTACGCGGCCTCGCCATCCTGTATCGTCGCCTTCGGGGGCGGGACGGGCTGGGCGAGGGCGACGCCAAGCTCCTGGCTGCAGCGGGCGCCTGGGTGGGCCTGGCGTCGCTGTCCTACGTCCTGGTCGGCGGCGCGTTGCTGACCTTGGCGGCGGTCACCGCCAAGTCCGTATGGACACGTCAGCCGATCAGGTCATCGACGCGCCTTCCCCTTGGCACAGGGCTATGCTTGGCCTTGTGGATCGTCTGGCTCTACGCGCGCATCGCTTGA